One segment of Chelmon rostratus isolate fCheRos1 chromosome 17, fCheRos1.pri, whole genome shotgun sequence DNA contains the following:
- the slc16a3a gene encoding monocarboxylate transporter 4 isoform X2, translating to MGGVAVDAGAGGVKAPDGGWGWAVLAGCFVITGFSYAFPKAVSVFYKELIREFGVGYSDTAWISSILLAMLYGTGPLCSVLVNRFGCRPVMMVGGLFASLGMVLASFSTTIIHIYLSAGVITGLGLALNFQPSLIMLNRYFSEKRPLANGLSAAGSPVALCCLSPLGQVLQYQYGWRGGFLILGGMLLNCCVCAALMKPLVAPKTLKATDLEQDSKEGTEGAEKKKPKSKLLDFSVFHDCGFLIYTLAASIMVLGLFVPPVFVVSYAKELGNEDTKSALLLSILGFIDIFARPTCGVIAGLRWVRPRCVYLFSFALIFNGTTDLIGSQAKDYPSLVVFCIFFGLSYGMVGALQFEVLMAIVGTEKFSSAIGLVLLMEAIAVLVGPPGAGRLLDATKNYMYVFLLAGSEVVLSAVVLAACNFLFIREQSPTPEPKEAADIEKVEVRPESVTVDSQEVERFLKEPQENGNMATSPETCL from the exons ATGGGAGGCGTGGCGGTGGATGCGGGTGCAGGAGGGGTGAAGGCTCCAGATGGCGGGTGGGGCTGGGCGGTGCTGGCAGGCTGTTTTGTCATCACAGGCTTCTCCTACGCTTTCCCTAAAGCGGTCAGTGTGTTTTATAAAGAGCTGATCAGGGAGTTTGGGGTGGGATACAGCGACACTGCCTGGATCTCCTCCATACTGCTGGCCATGCTCTATGGCACAG GTCCTCTGTGCAGCGTGCTGGTGAACCGCTTCGGCTGTCGTCCAGTGATGATGGTGGGCGGCCTCTTTGCCTCTCTGGGAATGGTCCTGGCCTCCttctccaccaccatcatccacATCTACCTCTCTGCTGGAGTCATTACAG GTTTGGGCTTAGCCCTGAACTTCCAACCATCTCTAATTATGCTCAACCGCTACTTCAGTGAGAAGCGTCCTCTGGCCAATGGgctttcagcagcaggaagcccCGTGGCCCTGTGCTGCCTCTCGCCACTGGGCCAGGTCCTCCAGTACCAGTACGGATGGAGGGGGGGCTTCCTCATCTTGGGAGGCATGCTGCTCAACTGTTGTGTGTGCGCTGCCCTGATGAAGCCTCTGGTCGCCCCCAAGACCCTCAAGGCTACTGACTTAGAGCAGGATAGCAAGGAAGGAACAGAGggggcagagaagaagaagcccAAATCCAAGCTGCTGGATTTCTCTGTGTTCCATGACTGTGGGTTTCTAATCTACACGCTGGCGGCATCCATCATGGTGTTGGGGCTGTTTGTGCCTCCGGTCTTTGTTGTGAGCTATGCTAAGGAGCTTGGGAACGAGGACACCaaatctgctctgctgctcagtaTCCTGGGCTTCATTGACATTTTCGCACGGCCCACCTGCGGTGTGATCGCCGGACTGAGATGGGTGCGGCCTCGCTGCGTCTACCTCTTCAGCTTTGCTTTGATCTTCAATGGAACCACTGACCTGATTGGATCACAG GCTAAAGACTATCCATCGCTGGTGGTCTTCTGCATCTTCTTTGGCCTCTCCTACGGCATGGTGGGTGCGCTGCAGTTTGAGGTTCTCATGGCAATAGTTGGTACTGAGAAGTTCTCCAGTGCCATTGGCCTGGTCCTGCTCATGGAGGCCATTGCTGTGCTGGTGGGGCCACCTGGTGCAG GCCGGCTTCTTGATGCTACCAAGAACTACATGTATGTCTTCCTGCTGGCAGGGAGTGAGGTGGTCCTCTCAGCTGTGGTTTTGGCTGCTTGTAACTTCCTGTTTATCAGAGAGCAGTCCCCAACGCCA GAGCCAAAGGAGGCGGCAGACATAGAGAAAGTAGAGGTCAGGCCAGAGAGTGTAACAGTGGACTCACAGGAAGTGGAAAGGTTCTTGAAAGAGCCTCAAGAAAATGGCAACATGGCCACCAGTCCAGAAACGTGCCTGTGA
- the slc16a3a gene encoding monocarboxylate transporter 4 isoform X1 has product MGGVAVDAGAGGVKAPDGGWGWAVLAGCFVITGFSYAFPKAVSVFYKELIREFGVGYSDTAWISSILLAMLYGTGPLCSVLVNRFGCRPVMMVGGLFASLGMVLASFSTTIIHIYLSAGVITGLGLALNFQPSLIMLNRYFSEKRPLANGLSAAGSPVALCCLSPLGQVLQYQYGWRGGFLILGGMLLNCCVCAALMKPLVAPKTLKATDLEQDSKEGTEGAEKKKPKSKLLDFSVFHDCGFLIYTLAASIMVLGLFVPPVFVVSYAKELGNEDTKSALLLSILGFIDIFARPTCGVIAGLRWVRPRCVYLFSFALIFNGTTDLIGSQAKDYPSLVVFCIFFGLSYGMVGALQFEVLMAIVGTEKFSSAIGLVLLMEAIAVLVGPPGAGRLLDATKNYMYVFLLAGSEVVLSAVVLAACNFLFIREQSPTPADALEKITVADDAKTEACGEPTEMKDEEEKGAREEQEKETIKEVIKEPKEAADIEKVEVRPESVTVDSQEVERFLKEPQENGNMATSPETCL; this is encoded by the exons ATGGGAGGCGTGGCGGTGGATGCGGGTGCAGGAGGGGTGAAGGCTCCAGATGGCGGGTGGGGCTGGGCGGTGCTGGCAGGCTGTTTTGTCATCACAGGCTTCTCCTACGCTTTCCCTAAAGCGGTCAGTGTGTTTTATAAAGAGCTGATCAGGGAGTTTGGGGTGGGATACAGCGACACTGCCTGGATCTCCTCCATACTGCTGGCCATGCTCTATGGCACAG GTCCTCTGTGCAGCGTGCTGGTGAACCGCTTCGGCTGTCGTCCAGTGATGATGGTGGGCGGCCTCTTTGCCTCTCTGGGAATGGTCCTGGCCTCCttctccaccaccatcatccacATCTACCTCTCTGCTGGAGTCATTACAG GTTTGGGCTTAGCCCTGAACTTCCAACCATCTCTAATTATGCTCAACCGCTACTTCAGTGAGAAGCGTCCTCTGGCCAATGGgctttcagcagcaggaagcccCGTGGCCCTGTGCTGCCTCTCGCCACTGGGCCAGGTCCTCCAGTACCAGTACGGATGGAGGGGGGGCTTCCTCATCTTGGGAGGCATGCTGCTCAACTGTTGTGTGTGCGCTGCCCTGATGAAGCCTCTGGTCGCCCCCAAGACCCTCAAGGCTACTGACTTAGAGCAGGATAGCAAGGAAGGAACAGAGggggcagagaagaagaagcccAAATCCAAGCTGCTGGATTTCTCTGTGTTCCATGACTGTGGGTTTCTAATCTACACGCTGGCGGCATCCATCATGGTGTTGGGGCTGTTTGTGCCTCCGGTCTTTGTTGTGAGCTATGCTAAGGAGCTTGGGAACGAGGACACCaaatctgctctgctgctcagtaTCCTGGGCTTCATTGACATTTTCGCACGGCCCACCTGCGGTGTGATCGCCGGACTGAGATGGGTGCGGCCTCGCTGCGTCTACCTCTTCAGCTTTGCTTTGATCTTCAATGGAACCACTGACCTGATTGGATCACAG GCTAAAGACTATCCATCGCTGGTGGTCTTCTGCATCTTCTTTGGCCTCTCCTACGGCATGGTGGGTGCGCTGCAGTTTGAGGTTCTCATGGCAATAGTTGGTACTGAGAAGTTCTCCAGTGCCATTGGCCTGGTCCTGCTCATGGAGGCCATTGCTGTGCTGGTGGGGCCACCTGGTGCAG GCCGGCTTCTTGATGCTACCAAGAACTACATGTATGTCTTCCTGCTGGCAGGGAGTGAGGTGGTCCTCTCAGCTGTGGTTTTGGCTGCTTGTAACTTCCTGTTTATCAGAGAGCAGTCCCCAACGCCAGCAGACGCGCTCGAGAAAATCACAGTGGCAGACGACGCCAAGACCGAGGCGTGCGGCGAACCCACGGAGatgaaagatgaggaggagaaaggagcaAGAGAGGAGCAAGAGAAGGAGACAATTAAGGAGGTCATAAAGGAGCCAAAGGAGGCGGCAGACATAGAGAAAGTAGAGGTCAGGCCAGAGAGTGTAACAGTGGACTCACAGGAAGTGGAAAGGTTCTTGAAAGAGCCTCAAGAAAATGGCAACATGGCCACCAGTCCAGAAACGTGCCTGTGA